DNA sequence from the Acinonyx jubatus isolate Ajub_Pintada_27869175 chromosome A3, VMU_Ajub_asm_v1.0, whole genome shotgun sequence genome:
atgtccagctttggctcacgtcatgatctcatggctggtgggttcgagccctgcattgggctctgtgctgacagctcagagcctggagcctgcttcagattctgtatctccctctctctctgcccctccccactcacactctgtctctctgtctcttaaaaataaataaacattaaaaaaaattttttaatgtcatcaTAGCATAAGTATTCTCCGTGTTCTACATAGAATCCAGTCATCTCCTTTTCACCTTTTAAAGCAAAATACaacatagacacagaaagtcCTACAAAGCCAtaacaatcattttttttaatggcaacatGATACATGCTTCCCTTTCCCATTCCATCATGGTTGGATGTCTTAGAAGCTTCCccaggtttttatttgtttgtttgtttgtctgtttgtttgttttaagtaggtttcaagctgaacacagcccaacacggggcttgaacttgacCCTTagatcaatagtcagatgcttaaccaactaagccacccagttgccccaccTTTGTTTTTGAATTGTGTTCTTGGGACATGTTAAAGAAAGCACCCAGGAAGCCAactaagatagaaaaaaaaagtgggttctTTGGGGTgcccatatttaaattttataaataacagtTGATAAAGTCATCCTTGTACGCAAATAGTGGAAAGAGTGTAATAGCATCCATTGAAAACTTTCTGGTCAAATGGGTGGTCTTTCTCTGTCAGAGAAGCTCATGTCTGTCACATCTGTGGCAAAGATGGTGTGTAGGAGAGCTGTAGTAAGGGAATTTCACCCCTGAGCCCTCCAGCCTCATGGAAAGAATCACTCACTCCAATGGCTATTTATTGTGTCCCTAAAAGTCGCAAGCGCCTTCCTGGGCACTGAGCATACAGCAGTGGAAAGACAAAGTTTCCACCCCTGTGATCTTGCACACTAATCAGGGTGAGGAATCCCTGTTCCAGAGATGTCCTCACGGCGAGCAGGTGGAACAAGGAAAAGGAGATAAGCCCTACGGTAGACCAGTTTTGCCAGCACTCTGGAAGGTGGCTGCTGTGAGTTGCCATGGAAATGACACCCATTGATAATGAGATTTCCCCTTTAATGAAGTCCAAATGACTCTGCTTTATGTTAATGCTCTCCCAGCACAAAGTGATGGCGCAGGGCTCACATGTAGTCATGGAAAGAAACCCAGCCCTGAAGCTGTCGTCTCCTCCCCCAATACACTTTCTTTGGATCCCTGCATGAAGCCCAAGAAAGTATTTACACCAGTTTTTCCTCTTCACATGGTTAAGTGGGCCAGAGGGAGGTCAGGCTCATTCAAGACGCTGTCAAGCCATCCCATCTCACCCAGATCtatcaaggaaaaacaaacattgtatAAGGCTTTGATATGGACAGAAGTTTGCTTGAATGGACAAAAGGCATTGAAACAGGCAAAAGGTTCAGCACACTGGTCTGAGTTATCTCTGTATTTCATTGTGTTTGAGTTATTTTACAACTCTAAATTGTGTCCAACTGATGATAATGCAAATGATCCcccttcagggaaatgcaaactagcTGTGTCAGGTGGATGCCATTGATTACTGTCCTGAGGACAGGTCTGTTGAATTTGTGTAAATTCTTCTCTGTCTATATATGGTCAAtgctttgaattctcttttgAACCAGTTGCAATATTTTACTAACTTCCTCTTTAATAAATGACACATGAGTTCTTTGACACccattcattttatatctgtataAAGAGTCAAGGTTTTACCTTCATTAAAAAAGTGTCTTTTAATGATAGCAATAAGCcagatccccctcccccacaccccaccccagccccgctTTTCAGCCTAATgttaattatctttttcttttctggaaaaccaAAGGCCTTGGGATTTGGAGCGTTTGGCTGAGTCACATGCCCTCCTGTCTCCCCTACCAGTCTCGCTGAGGGCACCCCTTGCAGGCCCACGTGAGAAAATGCCAGccagcttccctcccccacttccctcaCCACAAGATGCAGCCACACAGACTACAACAGGGGAAAGGCATAGCTACGTTTCCAGCTCTTTCCAGCCTCCTAAGGGCAGCTGGCTCCCTTCTGCACTATACCTCTGCGTCTCCCAGCCTGTCCCTTATGGCCCAGCCTCATGTGCCAACGACAGGAGGCCAAGGGGGCACATTCTCCAGCTCTGGGAGCGGCATCTCTTTCTCTGTGGGATTTGTTTTCTCCCACCTCACACCAGATGGGTTTTAAGTTCCCCTTCATGGCTCAGGCTATGTAACTGTCTGTGCTTTCTGTCCAAAAGCCTCCTTGACTGGGATTCATGGGTATGGAATGCTCGCCTAGGACCCCTGAGGATCTGCTATAGGAGTGAGAAGGTCCCAGTACACAGGAGTTGAAAGCCCCAGAAAAGTTGGTATTTCCACAGTGATCTGTTTATTTGTCCATCTGTCTATATCTAATTATTCATTTGGGCTTGTTATTTCAATGTAGGCTCCTGGCATCTGTTTCATTTGCTGCTTCTGGAATATGTGATTCATATACTTCAGTCATGCATAGAAGAGGAAGAGGACGACGATGATGTGGGAAATCTCAAGGAAATGCTACCAGATGACCAGTCTCTTGTCCAGCCAGACCAGGCAACCTTTCACCCTCCAGATTCTTCACCAGCCCTGGCGTATGACAGCCCACATATGGATCCACATCGGGTGATGCTGAAACACATAGGCCAGAGCCGATGTCCTGTGGGTGTGAACAGTGTGTTTCTCAGGGTCCTGGGCTTCCTGGTGGACACTGACACGGGTGATAAGGTACAGACACAGGGGCAGGCTTGGCAAGGGAAGTAAGAACTAGCACATGGTTAGGAAATCCACGAAGATCATTCTGTCCAAACAATGATACACGATTCTAGACTCATCTTTGCTTCAGGAGATTTTTGCCAGGGGTGATGATAGTAGCTTATCTGTTAATCACTGGTCAGCAAACGTTCATGGTGTATAGATTATGTACCAGGCACACTTAGAGCTGTGGAATATTTGGATGGCCTGGGTCTTGCCTTGCCAGAGTTTGCCAGGCATGCTTATGATGAAATTTGGAAGAAAGAATTCCTgagatgtttttggtgcaaaaaggtgattttattatagcatgggacaggacccgtgggcagaaagaactgcactgggattgtgaggagtgactgattatatactttttgattagtgggggttagggatagcataAGTCTCAGGAATTTtgaagcaaggctttcaggaccttgaggggctagctactGCTAAGATAAGGTTTAGTCtgtaataaaacataaacattaatgTGCTAAGGCAGCCATGACTTCCTTGAGGAAGGTCACACTCCGCATGTTTCAGGTGTCTGTCCGTGGGCTGCAAGCTGTAAGATTTAGtttaagctacatttctcttgaCTTTGTTTTCCTCAGTAGTTAGGCTAACTGAGCTAACTAAACTAAGAGGTAAGCCCTGAAAACACCTCTGCCATTTGGGATTTTGAAAAGATGGAATTGGGGTACATcttgaaagatataaaaataagaattgctATTTCCACCTACTATACAACTTTTCTATACATTATTTCCAAGCCATACAGCCCTGCAGAGTATCTGCCCTTATCATTTCTATGCCATGGCTGagggaaatgaggctcagagaagctaagtgacttgcaggaagtcacacagcaagtaaataGTGGAATGGAGATTGGAACCCTGGCCTGCCTGATCTCTAGTCCATTCTTCTCCCACAACACAAGATCAGAGGAGGGTGGTCCACGCCCGAAGGAGAATAGGACACAGGTTGCAGAGTTCAGAGAGGGCACCTTGAGTGCCAGAAAGAGGAGCCAGACTGCTGGAGCAAGCAATTGAAACTCCTCCGTTGCCTGGGGAAGTGGAGGGTACCTGGTGTAAAAAATTGTCTTAGTACTAATTTCTAAACCTTCTATACACATGTTTGGAAGTTTAGCCACTTTACATAGTATTTCTTTTGCACCCACAAGTTCCCTCCCCTTTTGAGAAGATGAGGAGTTGAGTTGAGTaggagatccaggcagggccatTGCCCTTCACCTGAGTTAACAGTCATCTTGACCATGGGAATGAGTCACAGCCTGAAACTGTTCAATGCCCTACAGTCCTCACAATAACCAGAACCTCACAGGGACCTTTCCTTCCTGAATAAACCCTCATTCCAAGTACCCCAGAGTGCAGAGAACCCTGTTATTAAGCACTACTTGGACAGAACACCGTActagacaaaaataatatgagCCAGAGTGAAAGAAATGCGTGTCAGGTTTACACATTCTCTggttttggtctttgttttcttgtcttgCAATAGTTATTTTCATATATCTAGCTGCCTTTGATGCTGTTGGTGGAGTAGGTTCAGACATGTATCTATAAATAAGAAACTCACCTCCTCTGTGAGTGTGTATCTGAAGCAGACATGACAGACAGGCATGAAATAGTGACATACTGGCCTCAAATCAGGGACCCAATGGTGGGGGCAAGGAGAGCTGGGCCCTGTTAGGAGAGGAGCAGCTGGGGACAGTTAGGGCATCACTCACAAGCTGGTATTTCAGGGCTGCTGGCAGAGAGAAGGCCCAGTTAGAGCTGAAGAAGGAACCAGTTGGCCAGGCTGTGCCCAGGAAAATGTCTCTCCCTGCACCCTGACCCTCTGGACGAAATGTCCTGTCCTGGCAGCAGGGCTCTGCAAGGGCTGGCCAGTGGGAAACTCACCTGAGTACACTCTGGAACATTGTATGGAGTCCTAACAGGACAAGGAATTGTGCTGGACATTCAGCTCCAAGTGTGTACATCTCCACTCACTGGCTGGGGAGAGAGCTAGGACTGTAGACAATTTGACATGCCCCTTAGTCACCAAGGTAACCAGGAGTAAACTTTGTGTTGGGCATGTAAATGCATCGTTTCAACAACACAATGAGATGTACCATCATTGTTCCCGGTTCACAGATGGCATAACTGAGGCTCACGAAGGGTTGAGTAATGTTCCCAAGGTCACCTCACTAGTAACTGACAGAGCAGAGATTCAAACCTTCGTAGATCTCCTTGCAAAACTGTCCCTTCCTAGCACCCTCTCTCTTCCCAGAAGGTGCTGCCATGTGCTCTAATTCCAAAAGCAGTGATGGGAATAAATTAGAAATACCTTCAAGTCTGATGATTTGGGAACATAAGTGGGCAGTCTAGTACATAACTTCCTAGATGAGATTCAAATTCCCTGTCTTCCACTTCTTAGCTGAGAAtcttgggcaaatttcttaatttatctGTACCTCAGTCTCTTTAtctacaaaataagaataatactATCTAATTCCATAGGGCAGTTATGAAGCTTAAATAAGTCAATCATTGTAAGATTCTTGGAACATAAGTTAAGTACCCATAACCATTAGTCATCATTATTAATTCTCCAATGAAACCTCCTAACCTGAGCACCTTTCACCACACCCCACCCAATCCCCTAGCAACTCTGAAGTTCATTGCAGTGGGGTTTGACCTATATTTAATTGGTGGAAACAATAGAGAAAGACATTAACTACTTAATTGAACTACATAATAAAGCAATACAGGCAGATGAATGTCAGATAATCCAAGGTAATATGCATTAGAGATTAATTAAACCTGCCTCTGTTTGTGCATGCTTGCTGAATTAGCTATAATGACTTAAACACTCTAACACCAAAAAGTTACGCTCATCTAATTTTTATTGCATTCATTATTCGGCATTTGCACTCATCATCAACAAAAAAGCACACCCTCTGTGTCCCATCTGCATTCATCTGCCACGAGTTAACACCCCATTCAGCTGCACATCTGTGGCAGCCTCGTTCTTGGAACAATTTAGTGCCGCCCTGCACCTATGATAACAACCAAAGTCAGCATTCTGGACTGCCATATCCATCTGCCACTCTTCCACATTCTAGCAATGTTCAAAATAGGAAGGTGCCAAGGAATGTTtaagaataaagtgaaaaaaatcacactgatattaaataagaaatattctttttaaaaacatactacaCAGTTTTCACTTTAGGGCATGTACTCAAGGATTAAAACatggcaaaaatatttaaaaacaagcaacTCTTTAGCTCTAGGACAGAGGTAAAgacaatttttttgagagagaagaaacacatCTTCTGGTTGGGTGGTGATGGTTATTGTCAAATTTAGGGAGGAAGAGTATGAAATACTTTCACTAACCTTGCATTTGAAGTTGTCGTGTACCCATCTTTGTCAAAATATGTTGacttatggggggtggggggttatcGATAAAACAGGGCCAAGAAAATACATCTCTGTCAGTCTGAAAGTCATCATGTCCAAGGATTTGCTCATCTCCCAAGTACCACTGGAGCTAAGGGAAGGAAGGCATATTATCCCTGTTTCTCTGATAGGAAGACGTGCTAAGTGAAGTTAGATGTGTTAGCTGAGAGCAGGTGCTTAAGCTAACATCAGAATCTGAATCTCCCAAATCTCTTACTACCCAGCTGAGTGTTAAACTAACCAATGACTATTTTCATGGTCCTCCCACCCCTACCTTCCTTATCTACTGGCATGCTTGATGGATGGTGGAGGAAGGGTCTGTGTGGGAATCTGAGCCAAGAATACAGGGATGGGTCTCCAACTGGAAGGCAGCCAAAGTGATGAGCATTACAGCCACATGGAGCCCCACGGACATTTCATACGTTTCTTCATGATTTTCATACCAGATCCACACTCTCCCATGTCCTTGAAGGAAGTGTGCTGGCTTTATCTCAAGTGGTCACAAACAACCGCAGGCCCATTCCTTTTCCTAAAGACAGCCCACCTGCCTCACCCTCCGTGGCCCCTCTCTCTTGTACCATCCGAgggttaagattctctccctgcaGTCCTCAGGCCTTGAGCATTCCTCAGAGACATTGGGATCTTCAGTAGTAGGAGTAAATAAATGCAGAAGCTTCTGGTTAGGTCCGTGAGGGCATGGTGGAAGAATTCAAATGGTGGGTCCTGCAACAGGAAAtcatataatttctctttttatcttttccttgtgACTGTTTCCCCCTTGCAGCTCATCCAGGTATTGTTGGAGGACAAGGCCACCGAAAGCACCTTCAAACTCAGCCTTCCTGTGGGACAAGAGGCCCTGGTAACTCTAAAAGATGGGCAAAAATTTGTAATTCATGTATCAGATGTACCCCAaagctctgaaaatatttttttcagggaaAGCAACGCTAATATATAAGATCATTTCTTAGAATAGGGCATGAGAAAACATAGattttcactcttaaaaatatattaagtgctAAAGCTTTTGTATTGATGAGAAAGAAGATTTTATGTACATAATAGAGGTAGCATTgtctattttgtgtttatatgtatttcaAGCAGTTAGTTTAGGTGAATCATATAAACTGATTTGGAGaatattttttgcttctgttgcttttCTTCAGGGCTTTTCAAGTGTTTTTACCAGGGACTTAATAGAAGAGACGTTTGAGAAATCTTGTGAGTAGAGAAATGGATAGATCTCTAGCGAGAGATAAAATTTGAATACAAATGGGTACAACCAGTAAAAGGCCAATGGtaacatttttcttccccttggCAGGGCCCCGATTGAAATAGAATTTGTGGAAAGATCTCCTCAGGCAgtaagaaacagacaaaatgcAATTTGATACCAACCGTTAGGCTTACTTATTGGTCCATTAAGAACATTCTTGAAGTGAGGTCGAATTTTGAACCCAACAATGTCTGCAACAAATGGTGATGCCCTGCTTTGAGTCACTTTTTATTGCTCTTTGTTGCAAAATCCTGAGAAATGTTAAAACTAAGAATAGATCATTCACTGCTAAGCCAGATCAATTTTTATGTAACTGAttataacatttaaaaggaatttaGCAATTCATGCTTAACATGACTTCTGGTATAAGAGGAAAtaatagagaatattttattgATCTCATGTTatataagaaatgaattaaatttccCTAAATGcttggaaattttaaagaaacacgAACTGTGTCACTAGATTTGTTAAGAATTATGCATCTTTATAGTTAAAGAAGCAATCATTATTTCAGGGCCCTTTACTACTACATTTAATAGGTTATCTCATTAGTTAAGCTCTCTGGGAGTAATAGTTTATCAAAGAATTACTCAGGGATATTCCTTTACTCACTGTTCAGTGACCTTGCATATCATTCATTTGCTCAAATGTAAGTGGACAGATGGGAGACAAGAAACAAAGGTAGCAACAAGATGTACCAGACTGGGAATAGtgaattttatttgcatattttgagGTAAACTGATTAGCCAAGAGCTAGCAGAGGATATTCAGTCCTTGAAAAAGCTAACCAGGTTCATCAAAGGCAACAATCTGAATTGCTTATCTCTAGGGTCAGAAGTTAGGTTAGGGGATGAGGGTGGGTAGTAAgaaacaggagaggaagaggctTCTGGGACCCCTGATAGTGTTCCAATCTGCCGTTCAAGTGTGTCCACCTTGTGAAAAGGTGTCACAGAGCTTATGACTTGATTTGATTAATTTTCTGCTTTATGCTATGTgtgaaagtgtatttttttaagtttattttattttgagagagagagagagagagcacgagtgtggaaggggcagagagagaaggagagagagaatcccaaggtgaCAGACcctgcgctgatagcacagaacctgatgggaCTCAGTGTCACCAAccatgagctcacgacctgagctgaaaccaagagtcagacacttaaccgactgagccacccaggcaccatgaacatgtgtttttaaaatagaaggtATTGCATATACACTGGGTATTGCATTAGAGGCTCCTGGTGGGGGAATGGCTAAGAAGCTCGTGGAAGGATTTCAGGAGAAAGTGAGCCAGCTTGGAAAGCCACCAGGTTCAATGAACACTGATGTGAAAATGGAACCACACCTGCCGTGTAcatctttgtttttccctctcaATCCACCTCGCTGACAACCTGAGGCAGGAGGCCAAGCAAGAAGAGAGAATCTCCCCACATCCACCTCCCTCACCCCAGGCCTCAAGACCCAATACAGTTCTCAGCCAGGACAGAGGAGAAGCTTTCATCCTTAATAAAGTTTGACATTTTGATTATTACACTGGATTAGACATTTTAATTACTCATCAGAGATGGTTCTTGTTTCGTTCACGGCAAATTATGCTCGGAGACTGAAATTGTCTTTGCcagtaatttatttaacaaaagttCACTGGgggaattataatttataataataatatgtcaCAAGCCAGTAGCATACAGGATAATGTCTCTTCATGAGccaataaggaaataatatagtCCAAACCAGTGATAGATTAATTACACTACTGTTCTAGGCAAAggggagatgaaagaaaaaaaagaccaaatttaATTGAGGTGTACCTTTCTGCAAGTTGGTTCTCAGAAGATTTGGCTTAGCCAACCAAGAGCTGACgtccagctgccagcacagattGCTAGAGCATAATGCTAGCAGAGCGAAGAGGCCCGTGTTTACGGGCAAGATCTCTTTCGTGGGTCCGCTGCACGGTTTACACCACTGCCAGCAAGGAGTGTAGCCTTCATCGTGGCAGGAGCTAATGTCTCAAGGTCTTCAGAGAGCTATTGAGATCAGCCAAGAGTAGCCTTGCTCAGACAGAACACTCTTGGTGAGTCTTCACAAATTCTTGGTGTTAAGGGTTTCCTCTCTGTAGGCACTCAGTAGCACAGCTTGGGTGACATCATTCTGACATGGCCTCCCCAAATGTAAATCACCCTCAGATCAAGACAACTTCACTTAAACCGTAAAGAAGTGGACTTGAAATCATAACAATACACAACGGTTGCTATGACTGAAAGCAACTGGTGGTCTGTTATCTGAATGCGAACACGAGTGTAAATAGCCACTGCCTCTAGCCCCTTCCCCAAACCTGGGTTTTTATCCAAGAGCCAGAAATAATTCATAGATCAAGTGGCAAAGGTTGTTCTCTGCTTGCGCCATCTATCGCTTCACAATTTCGGCATGACAAACTAAtccttaatggcttaaaacagccACAATGGATTTATTATTCCTTACCAGTCACCAGGTTGCTTGGACGGTTACGCTGATCTGGGCTGGACTCCATGAACCTCAGCTGGGCTCACTCAGCCATCGTGTTTTCTGAAACAGTAATTTGAAGTAGAAATAATAACGAGACCCAGTACAAACCAATCTTCCCAGGGCACATCGCTGTTGTCAATATGGTACTTACAGAAAGACAAGCACATCAAATAGCACATGGATCTTGGAACGTTAAATTTGCACTCACGATGATGTTAAATCGGAAACCCACGAACAATCTGGTAGCAGACAGATCTTGCAAACACAGAAGTTTGATCTAAAATGTATAGCAATGtgttctcaaatatttgtcaTGTATATTCTTTTACCAGGAACTCTTTAAGCATTGGGGATCATCAGTGAACTAAACAGGCAAATCCCTGCTCCTCAGGAGTTTGTAATCCTGGTAGAAGACCCACACCAAACTAAGTAACAAATAAAAGCCAGGTATCTTAGGCAGTGATTCCTAagtataatagtaaaaataacacccaataaagaaaatcatgatGGGGAGGCAGGTGTTACTTCATGCAGGGTTCTCAAGCCAAGGTCTCTTTCACAAGGTGTAATCTGAAAAGAGATctgaagaaagtaggaaaaaagaaattgagagagCCTCCCAGAAAGGTGGGAAGTTGAGTAGCACTACCAGGCAGCCCCAGCAGCCTCTTGAAGTTAATGGccatgaattttaaattattaagggATTTAAAATCACTATTGGTTTCCAGAAATTT
Encoded proteins:
- the RFX8 gene encoding DNA-binding protein RFX8 isoform X4 → MLWKGFPPSCRSPNSKTMRMVLKNNKRVNVLKSDLHAIINQGALDTSKKAPLSNPCSTADLEMHTEMQCLSSLISLLGTSTDLSVFLNCLSSNLQAFVFQPSRNKEEFIKLAASFQLRWNFLLTTVSKAMTLCHRDSFGSWHLFHLLLLEYVIHILQSCIEEEEDDDDVGNLKEMLPDDQSLVQPDQATFHPPDSSPALAYDSPHMDPHRVMLKHIGQSRCPVGVNSVFLRVLGFLVDTDTGDKLIQVLLEDKATESTFKLSLPVGQEALVTLKDGQKFVIHVSDVPQSSENIFFRESNANI